The Citrifermentans bemidjiense Bem genome window below encodes:
- a CDS encoding LolA family protein has product MEDRFVRLQSISYSVKRFSTSKHQAAGDRWLFRFKSPDKVRIDYLEPYNRLIVTDGAYLLEYLPSAGKALKTELASLSPQKRAMVLSGAFGRVSVDGLRLGNYQEMLRRAVKVTPARVGDNKAWLVEGANPRYQVYIDQEKAVPLKTEIYDADGELVLRTEASSLYQAAPGFWLPREIASTTRAPDGFYKTALSLSEVRVDEAIADQVFRFELPAGVEIATSKQEEKK; this is encoded by the coding sequence GTGGAAGACAGATTCGTCAGGCTGCAATCGATCTCCTACTCGGTCAAAAGATTCTCCACCTCGAAACATCAGGCCGCCGGCGACAGGTGGCTCTTCCGCTTCAAGTCTCCCGACAAGGTCCGCATCGACTACCTTGAGCCTTACAACAGGCTGATCGTGACCGACGGCGCTTATCTTCTGGAATATCTCCCTTCAGCAGGCAAGGCACTTAAAACGGAACTGGCCTCTCTTTCGCCGCAGAAGCGGGCCATGGTGCTGAGCGGGGCGTTCGGACGGGTGTCGGTCGACGGGCTGAGGCTCGGGAACTACCAGGAGATGCTGCGCCGGGCGGTGAAGGTGACACCGGCGCGCGTGGGGGACAACAAGGCATGGCTGGTGGAAGGGGCGAACCCGCGCTACCAGGTCTACATCGACCAGGAAAAAGCGGTGCCGCTCAAGACGGAAATCTACGACGCGGACGGGGAGCTGGTCCTGCGCACGGAAGCGTCGTCCCTGTACCAGGCGGCTCCCGGGTTCTGGCTGCCGCGGGAGATCGCGTCCACCACCCGCGCCCCCGACGGATTTTACAAGACCGCGCTGAGCCTTAGCGAGGTGAGGGTCGACGAGGCGATAGCAGATCAGGTTTTTCGGTTCGAGCTCCCTGCGGGAGTTGAAATAGCAACCAGCAAACAGGAGGAAAAGAAATGA
- a CDS encoding formate/nitrite transporter family protein, translating into MSENGEKWQRTVETTPEEEAKIEEATSIGAVVVHEAVRKEGETELQRPTSALAWSGVAAGLSMGFSLFAEGLLHAHLPDLPWRPLVSKFGYTVGFLIVILGRQQLFTENTLTVILPLLHRRDLATLLNVARLWSVVLAANLLGVWLFTLGLREPVFDPGVLESFRTLGREAIAPGITAVFFKGIFGGWLIALMVWLLPGSANSRLATIVIITYLVGLGKMSHIVAGSAETMYLAVVGEISYPGYLLGYMLPVLAGNIIGGVALVAALNHAQVVSGKKRRRGRSA; encoded by the coding sequence CGAGGAAGCGACCAGTATCGGCGCGGTGGTGGTCCACGAGGCGGTCCGAAAGGAAGGGGAGACCGAGTTGCAGCGGCCGACCTCGGCGCTGGCGTGGTCGGGAGTGGCTGCGGGGCTCTCCATGGGGTTTTCCCTCTTCGCGGAGGGACTCTTGCACGCGCACCTTCCCGATCTTCCCTGGCGGCCGCTGGTCTCCAAGTTCGGCTACACCGTCGGCTTTCTCATCGTCATCCTGGGACGGCAGCAGCTCTTCACCGAGAACACCCTGACCGTGATCCTGCCGCTGCTGCACCGCCGCGACCTCGCCACCCTGCTGAACGTGGCCCGCCTTTGGAGCGTCGTCCTTGCCGCCAACCTGTTGGGAGTGTGGCTTTTCACCCTGGGGCTCAGGGAGCCGGTGTTCGATCCGGGCGTCCTGGAAAGCTTCAGGACTCTCGGGCGCGAAGCCATTGCTCCCGGCATCACCGCCGTCTTCTTCAAGGGGATCTTCGGGGGCTGGCTCATCGCCCTCATGGTTTGGCTGCTCCCGGGTTCCGCCAACTCTCGCCTGGCGACCATCGTCATCATCACTTATCTCGTCGGGCTCGGTAAGATGTCGCACATAGTGGCGGGATCGGCTGAGACCATGTACCTCGCCGTCGTCGGCGAGATCTCCTACCCGGGTTACCTGCTGGGTTACATGCTGCCGGTCTTGGCGGGGAACATCATCGGGGGGGTGGCCCTGGTGGCGGCGCTGAACCACGCCCAGGTGGTCTCCGGAAAGAAGAGGCGACGGGGACGCAGCGCCTGA
- a CDS encoding tetratricopeptide repeat protein, producing MLYKVAMTLLLTIWFSSSALGYSEPSAQDLEQEFSRYSELLRTDGKNPRYLNGLGFACYRLNRLPQAIEAYQKSLSYDPQATTFNNLGAAYLRLKQFENAEHAFRKALELDSSAVKAAYNLAVALYREDRFYAAYQAYRQAKQIDADYVKKRFEASNARDELRKAVLQMSDKDASRLALRRLEAE from the coding sequence ATGCTTTACAAAGTTGCCATGACACTCCTCCTCACCATCTGGTTCTCTTCTTCCGCGCTCGGATACAGCGAGCCGTCAGCGCAGGATCTGGAACAGGAATTCAGCCGCTACAGCGAGCTCCTAAGAACCGACGGCAAAAACCCCCGCTACCTGAACGGGCTGGGCTTCGCCTGCTACCGTTTGAACCGGCTCCCCCAGGCCATCGAGGCCTACCAGAAGTCTCTTTCCTACGACCCGCAAGCCACCACCTTCAACAACCTCGGCGCGGCCTACCTGCGCCTCAAGCAATTTGAAAACGCCGAACATGCTTTCCGCAAGGCCCTGGAACTGGATTCCTCCGCGGTAAAGGCGGCTTACAACCTGGCCGTCGCCCTTTACCGGGAAGACCGTTTTTACGCAGCCTACCAGGCCTACCGCCAGGCCAAGCAGATAGACGCAGACTACGTGAAGAAACGGTTTGAAGCCTCGAACGCGCGGGACGAACTGCGCAAAGCGGTCCTGCAGATGTCCGACAAAGATGCGTCACGCCTGGCGCTTAGACGGCTTGAGGCCGAATAG
- the yidD gene encoding membrane protein insertion efficiency factor YidD — protein sequence MLPAAPVFAQPQQAGRRQDLPKSRFIDAPFLGLLKFYQLFISPMDGDRCPLYPTCSQFSIQAIRRHGPVIGVVMTADRLMHEADESRLSQKVMVGSRIRAVDTLDDNDFWWYRHD from the coding sequence GTGTTGCCGGCAGCGCCGGTCTTTGCGCAGCCGCAGCAGGCAGGGCGCCGGCAAGACCTGCCGAAATCGCGGTTCATCGACGCGCCGTTTCTCGGCCTGCTCAAGTTCTACCAGCTGTTCATCTCGCCCATGGACGGCGACCGTTGCCCCCTTTACCCCACCTGCTCGCAGTTCAGCATCCAGGCCATCCGGCGCCATGGTCCCGTTATCGGCGTTGTGATGACCGCAGACCGGCTCATGCACGAGGCGGATGAGAGCCGCCTTTCCCAGAAGGTAATGGTCGGCAGCCGCATCAGGGCTGTCGACACCCTCGATGACAACGATTTCTGGTGGTACAGACATGACTAG
- a CDS encoding tetratricopeptide repeat protein produces MTRTIAAVLLILACSVGATFAAPLQLTAESALSFGDHLFDEGDYYRAISEYERVLYFFPAEPAAKAAQYKIALSYLKGEKWGAAVEKFRTLAGRYPEEETGRKALFMVGESYFAKKDYAAALAAYQEFISRYPQETQADEARMKMGWCYLLQGQWEQGAGAFGGLPKDSARHEEGMQLAKAAGQFPLLPRKSPSLAAGLSAVLPGAGQIYVERPKDAAITVLLNGLFLWGGLEAIHRGNNVAGGILFGFESGWYIGNIYNAASSAHKYNRSRERDFIDKLQGEFGMSIGRNESGKPLLALTFRY; encoded by the coding sequence ATGACTAGAACCATTGCCGCAGTTTTGCTGATCTTAGCCTGCAGCGTCGGCGCCACCTTTGCCGCGCCGCTGCAATTGACCGCGGAGAGCGCGCTCTCCTTTGGCGACCACCTCTTCGACGAGGGGGATTATTACCGCGCCATCTCGGAATACGAGCGCGTCCTTTACTTCTTCCCCGCCGAGCCGGCGGCGAAGGCGGCGCAGTACAAGATAGCGCTCTCGTACCTGAAAGGGGAGAAATGGGGGGCGGCGGTAGAGAAGTTCCGCACCCTGGCCGGGCGCTACCCCGAAGAGGAAACCGGCCGGAAGGCGTTGTTCATGGTGGGGGAGAGCTATTTCGCCAAAAAGGATTATGCTGCGGCGCTCGCAGCCTACCAGGAGTTCATAAGCCGCTACCCGCAGGAGACGCAGGCCGACGAGGCGCGCATGAAGATGGGGTGGTGCTACCTGTTGCAGGGGCAATGGGAGCAGGGGGCGGGGGCCTTTGGCGGCCTCCCCAAGGACTCCGCCCGGCACGAGGAAGGGATGCAACTTGCGAAAGCCGCCGGGCAATTCCCCTTGCTGCCGCGCAAGTCTCCCTCCCTTGCGGCGGGGCTGTCTGCCGTCCTGCCGGGCGCCGGCCAAATCTACGTCGAGCGCCCCAAGGATGCAGCCATCACCGTGCTCTTGAACGGCCTTTTTCTCTGGGGCGGGCTGGAGGCGATCCATAGGGGTAACAACGTAGCCGGCGGCATTCTCTTTGGCTTTGAATCGGGATGGTACATCGGCAACATCTACAACGCTGCCAGCAGCGCCCACAAGTACAACCGCAGCCGGGAAAGGGATTTCATCGACAAGCTGCAGGGTGAGTTCGGCATGTCTATTGGCCGCAACGAAAGCGGCAAACCCCTGCTGGCGCTCACCTTCCGCTACTAA
- a CDS encoding methyl-accepting chemotaxis protein has protein sequence MKSYKDWGIFSKIVSLSLLSWLVLVLAATFIMVPYIRELLISEKKDSVRFLVEEASTILANYQKQVDAGALSKEEAQKRAAFDIKVLRYDGKEYFFISDLDNRLIAHPLRPENEGKDMSSFKDADGKLIYREFTKAASGEKGAGFVEYRQLKPKESKPQPKLSYTKLFKPWGWVVGTGIYINKVDEDMGRVRLAIGLGLLGVLGLSVLLAFMVSRTITGPVKEVVDSIKDIAQGDGDLTKRLPIHGDNEIGDLCVWFNTFVSKLHGVISQVSDSAIQLSSSSVELQASSRGMSESIATLSSQSTSLATAGEEMSATSSDIAGSCHLAADNAAGASGKASEGAGIVGQSISVMQAIAARVKNAAENVGQLGSRSDQIGAIVGTIEDIADQTNLLALNAAIEAARAGEQGRGFAVVADEVRALAERTTRATKEIGEMIKSIQKETRDAVQTMEQSVVEVEQGSNHAAASGNSLQEILEIITAVTEQISQIATAAEEQTSTTREISHNVLSLNELAHQNSSAIDEAAKAATGVARQAEELQRLVHQFKL, from the coding sequence ATGAAGAGCTATAAGGACTGGGGTATTTTTTCTAAGATCGTGAGTCTTTCTTTGCTGTCATGGCTGGTGCTGGTGCTGGCTGCGACATTCATCATGGTTCCCTATATCAGGGAACTGCTGATTTCCGAGAAAAAGGATTCGGTCCGGTTCCTTGTTGAAGAGGCGTCCACCATACTTGCCAACTACCAGAAACAGGTCGATGCCGGGGCGCTCTCCAAAGAAGAGGCGCAGAAGCGGGCCGCCTTCGACATAAAGGTGCTGCGCTACGACGGCAAGGAGTATTTCTTCATAAGCGACCTCGACAACCGTCTCATAGCTCATCCGCTGCGTCCCGAAAACGAAGGGAAGGACATGAGCTCGTTCAAGGACGCGGACGGGAAATTGATCTACCGTGAGTTCACCAAGGCGGCGTCGGGTGAGAAAGGTGCGGGTTTCGTCGAGTATCGCCAGCTCAAACCGAAAGAGTCCAAGCCGCAGCCAAAACTCAGCTACACCAAACTCTTCAAGCCGTGGGGATGGGTGGTCGGGACCGGCATCTATATCAACAAAGTGGACGAGGACATGGGGAGAGTCAGGTTGGCGATTGGGCTGGGCCTTCTGGGCGTCTTGGGCTTGAGCGTCTTACTGGCCTTTATGGTTTCGCGCACCATCACCGGGCCGGTCAAGGAGGTGGTGGACAGCATAAAGGACATCGCGCAGGGGGACGGGGATCTAACCAAGCGCTTGCCGATCCACGGCGACAACGAAATAGGCGACCTGTGCGTCTGGTTCAACACCTTCGTAAGCAAGCTGCACGGCGTCATCTCGCAGGTATCCGACAGTGCGATTCAGCTCTCCTCGTCCTCGGTCGAACTGCAGGCAAGCTCCAGGGGTATGTCGGAGAGCATCGCGACACTTTCCTCGCAATCGACGTCGCTTGCGACAGCCGGCGAAGAGATGTCCGCCACCTCTTCGGACATAGCCGGCAGCTGCCATCTGGCTGCGGACAACGCAGCCGGGGCGTCAGGCAAGGCATCGGAAGGGGCAGGGATCGTGGGACAATCCATTTCGGTCATGCAAGCCATTGCCGCTCGGGTCAAAAACGCCGCCGAGAACGTGGGGCAGCTGGGGAGCCGGTCGGACCAGATTGGCGCCATCGTCGGGACCATAGAGGACATCGCCGATCAGACCAACCTGCTGGCCCTAAACGCGGCGATCGAAGCGGCGCGTGCCGGTGAGCAGGGGCGCGGTTTCGCGGTGGTCGCTGACGAAGTGCGAGCCCTTGCGGAGCGGACCACCCGCGCCACCAAGGAAATCGGGGAGATGATAAAGTCGATCCAGAAGGAAACCAGGGACGCGGTGCAGACGATGGAGCAGAGCGTGGTAGAGGTGGAGCAGGGGAGCAACCATGCCGCCGCCTCGGGGAACTCATTGCAGGAGATTTTGGAGATCATCACCGCCGTCACGGAACAGATAAGCCAGATTGCCACTGCCGCCGAGGAGCAGACCTCCACCACCCGGGAAATCAGCCATAACGT